TTCCGCTATAAGGCGTAATTACCCAGAAAAGCCCACCGGGTTTTAACAATCGATACACCTCTTGTATCACATGAGAAAGGTCATGTGTATAATAAAGTGCATAAGAGGCGTAAATCAGGTCAAAAGAATTCTCCCGTAGCTGTGAAAATTTTTCTAACTCATCAAAACTTCCTTCAATTAAGGTTAGTGCTGGCGTCGACCTGTATGCGGTTCTGAGTTTTTCCAGACTTTCGCCGGACAAGTCTATTCCCCAAAAATGACTCGCTTTACTAAATACAGGGCTGAAAAGTGTAATCTGTTTCCCTGTTCCACACCCCAGGTCCAAAATCTGTGCATCAACTGGCAATTCGGGCAGTTGGCGGAAGCACCATTCATCAAAATCCCTGCTGGCGTGCTGGTTTGCATTTAACCGGGACTGGAGCATAGTGGTGGACTGAATGGATTCGGAGGATGACTGAGTCTTCATAGAATTTTTTTGTATAAAAATAATCAGTTTGCCTGCTTGTAACTAACATAAAAGTGATTTGTTCGCTTGTGGTAATATCAGGCTGGGGGAAAGAATCGGGCAAGTAAAACATTGAAAATTACCGTTCATGTAAAGATAGGTATCGAAGCCTGAAACCCGTTGTATATTTGTCATAACAGGTTAAAGTAAAGAATGAGCAAGGGTTAGGGTTGACTCTCCCAGTGGGATGAGTCCCCTAATTTTTTTTTGGGGGTACCTCCTGATGTAATAAAAATCATTCTTTTGAAGCTTTTTGTCAAAGCTATCAACCAATCCCCCGCTACTGGCACCTCACCCACTCAATTTAACCATTCACACAAAATCAGATACCAAAGGCTAATAGGCTCTGTATATTTGTCATAACAGGTTAAAGTAAAGAATGAGCAAGGGTTAGGGTTGACTCTCCCAATGGGATGAGTCCCCTAATTTTTATTTTAGGGGACTCCTGAAACTTCTTCGGCTCAATACCCCCACCTGATCCCATCCCAGGGCAAATGGTAAAAAGCCTGATCGGTTCCAACCACAATCACATCCAGTCTTTCAGGTCCCCAGGCAGTGGCTGAAGGGCCCCATTCCATCTTTCCTCCCAGATTTTCAAATGGAGTACTATCTCCGGAAAATACATTTCGGTAAAGGTGATATAACCCATCGTCCAATCCCCGTACAAAAACGTCCATAGTTCCCCGTTTTCGCGACACCGTTTGTATATGAGTACGTGGCGAAATCAGGAAGAACATGGGGCTCCACGGATTCCAGGCATTACCTGCCCAGCTTAGATGCCATAATCCTGATTCAGGCCCTTCGGCAATAATATCCAGCTGGTTGGGCGCAGCGGTTACCACGTCAAAGTGGGAAGGGTTGATTCCCCCAAGATTTTCCCAACTTCCCCAGCCGTTTTCATACCAGCTATGGATCATGTCATGTCCTTTCCGGATAGCGAATATGTCCAGCCTTCCATATCCCCATGTGACAACGCGAATGCTTAAATTCATGCGAAGGTCGCTGCCCATATAGATATACTCCCATTCGCCCCAACCATTCTCCCACCACAGATGTTTCATGTTTCCGTCAGCGGTGCGTGCAAAAATATCCAACCTTCCCTCACCCCACGATACGATATCAAAATCTCCTTCCAGGTTGCCGCCGCCCAACTGCTCCCATTGTCCCCACCAGCCTCCCTGCCAGTATGTATGATACAGATTCCCTTCTGATGTGGTAAAAACATCGATTCGCCCCGAACCCCAAGATACTGCTTTTGAGGGTCGTCGGTCTTTCTTCAAATTCCAGCCCATCGGCTCCCAGCCTGACCATTGGTTATTATCCCAACGGCGGCAAAAAATTTCGTCGTCTTCGTGCCTGAATACTGCCAGCCGGTTGGGACCATAAGCCAAAACAGTTGGGGGACTGGATGGATTTTCTCCCCCCAGATTGCCCCAGGAAGGCAAAACAGAAGCCGGATAACCGGGGTAGTCGTGAATCGTCTTTTGCCCATAGGTATTAGCCAAAAGAAAAAAAAGAATGTATAGACTCGTAATTGGTTTCATAATGGAATAGATTAAAGTGGAACCACAGAAATATCCAGACGGATCATTTTTACTATGTCGCCATCCCAGCCAAAACTTTCCATACCCTGATAGGGAGATGCGCCCATTAGTTCGGACAGATATATCTTTTTCATACAAAGCCTTCGGCTGTAGTTGCCTGTCTCACAGGTTTTGGTATTGTCCATGTACAAAAATGTGAAATGATCGTCGTCTCCGTCGGCGTACGCGTAGTCAGGATTCGCATCCTTTTCAAATAAGGAAAAGTAGATTTCAAACCAGGCGCCTTCTGCGGTGCCGGGGGGGAGTATATATTTTGCAGTACTGCCCGGCACAATCTGACTCCCTGGTTCTTCCAGATCAATGCTGTTTTCTCCGCTTATATCCATAAGCATATTCTGGCCCCGGAGTGCCGGGATTTCCTTTCCATCCGCCTGATAGGCCATTACCCAAACCTTACCGTACATCTCTACATCGCCATTTGCTCTGGGGTCGGCTTGCATCATCAACCCGCCAAAAGAAACGGTTTGCCCCCGGCTTTTTACTGCGGGAGGTACGCACCGCTGCCTGATAAACTCATCCGTAGCAGAGTGATAGTTGACAATATAGTTGTCACGGGTGGTGGCAATGGTATATTTGATCGGCTGCGAAGTGTGATAGGTGAGGTTGCGTACCATGGTTTCCACTTTGCTTTTCAGGTCGTCGAGGCTATATGCAGGTACAATATCCCGGGATTGACCACCTACCACAAACATTTTGACTGTTGTTTCGCGGGAGAGTTCTCGACTAAGGATCCCCAAATCTACCCCCGCACCAGCTACCAGCGCATTCACTTCTATATTCAGTTTGTTGGCAATTACTTCCAATGACTCGGATGTCTCCACACTTGCCAGAATCCGCATGCCATAATCAGCGCGTTTGAGATATACCATATTAGGGTCTTGATTCAGCAATTCATCCGAAAAAAAGCTTCCCGCTTTTCCATGCGCATCTATCGTGAACATGAGTTTGGTGATGTCCAGAAGCAGATAGGTGCGTTTGGCGTTTTGTTGAAAGTTGAACAAGTTTTCGAGGCTGTAAGCGAGATAGTGTGCATTGGCGCCGATCTGAAGCTGAAAGTCAGCTTCATTGTGGACTTCTTTAATAGTGGCATTATAACTCAGATTGGTCTGTTTGGAGGGATCTGCTGAAAATTGCCCGTAAAGATTGGCGATTGCCTGGCGCAAATGTGGCACAGTTGGGCTCTCTACTTCCTGATTGACATACCCCCCGGCAATTACGTTTTTTACGTCGGCAGAAAGAGTGATAGGTTGTAAAAGATCGGTCTGGCGATTCCATGATCCGTTGAGAAAATCAAGGATATTAAACACCGATCCGGGAATAATTTCGGAAAGCTGACTGGCGATATCTGCGGTCATAAAACTATTGTCGTCGAGGCTGATTCGTATATAGGCGGTTTCGCATTCGATATCACCACTATCCACAGGTCGGGGTTCGCTTGATCGGGCTTTTCCCGAAAGGTTGTTTCTCGGTATCGAATGTTGGATAACTGGCTCGGAGATATAGTAGGTGGAGGTGAGTGTTAAACCATCACTGGTAGTGCGGGTTTTTTTGATAGTTTTTGAGAGTACCGAGTTAAGGTCTGACGTTTGCCCTTTTACATCAAACAGGCTTCCGGAACCCGGCACTCTCTCAAAAATAAAGGTAGCTCCAGGGCCACTAAACTGAACCAGCGGGGCAGCATTTGCGGTATTTGTCTGGCCTCCATAGATATGCCAGTACTTTTTAGACTGCTCACAACGTACATAAAACCCATCTCCTGCCGGGTTTTTCATAAGCCGGAATAATAGATTTTCCTGATTTACATAATCCCATTGGATGACTGGCGCATTATCATCTACGGACTGATCCGCGACGTTCAAAAACCGCTTACTGTGCATAGCTTTGAGCGTAAACTGGCCGTTGGTATTGTTTTTTAACTCAAATTTGTGGTTGTCGAGGTCTGCATAATCCCACTGAATGACAGCTGCGCCATTTTGGGGATCAATGCCTGCCACACCGAGATATTTACCTGTATTGGCAATTTTGATAAAATAAATCCCATCCTCAATGGATGTTGCCATTGTCGTGGCGGTGGTTGTTTTGGGGAGGTTGGATTGAATTTTTACCGGTTGGGCTAAAGCGGCTCCCATGCTGAATATTCCCAGCATCACGCCTATCACAGCTAAAAAAGACGATTTCATCATAAAGGATATTTATTTGTTGAAACAATACCCAATGATCCGAATAGCTGTTTTCACCCAAAGGCAGTTTTTAACCAGTGACAGAAAATGAAGTGTGAAAGGTAAAATTATACAGGTATTGTGATTGTGAGGCCTCGAAAAGGTCAGTCATAGAGGAATTTGTACCATTCCTTAAAAAAATCATTGTGAAGATTTTCCGGTAGCTATCTTTATTTCGTCAATATTATCGCTATGAGGATTTTGAGGCTAATGACTTGGTTTGTGTTGCTGTTGGGGGTAATGCCCCTTATCGCTTTTTCTCAATCTCACTTGCTGGATTCTCTGCTAAAAACCCTTGCAGTGGTCAGTGGCGACCAGCAGAAAGTGATAATATTAAACCAGATAGCGGATTCTTATCTGAATATCCAGGATATCAGTCAAAGCCGCCAATATGCCGACAGCGCCTTTCTGCTTGCTGACAGGCTGGGGTATGTACCGGGAAAAGCAGACGCACTGTTGATGATCTCCCATCAACTATTTTTTTTGGACAGTCTGGATACCGCATTGGAAAAAGTCTGTCTGGCAAAAGAGTTATCCGAAGCTGAAAATTATGTTTCCGGAACTGCCAAAGCCTATATTGAGCAGGGCAATCTTCTGCTTCGGAAAAATGACCACCTGGGCTCACGGGAATCTTTTCGGAGTGCTTACCAGTTGCTGGAAATGAATCCGGACAAATCGACGGTGATACCGGCCTTAGGAGGCATTTCAGATACCTATATGAAAGAGGGTAGGGTGGAAGAGGCCCTCGATACGCTACTGCTCGCCTATCGGATTGCCGAAAATATCACCGATACTTTTTTGCTGGCAAGGTTGGCATATTCTATCACCGGTATTTATCTCAATATATCCGAAAACCCCGGCCGAGGGATTGGGCTGGGACGAAAAGGCGTGGAGTTTTCAGGGCGAATTGGAAATGTTATTCTTCAATGTCTCGCTGCTTCTAATTTGGGTAAAATGTATGTAAGGCTTCATAATCCGGATAGTGCCTTATTTTACCTCAAAATAGCACTTGATTTAGAGCAAAAACTACCTGATCCCTCCTGGCTGGTAACGGCGTGGGAGACAATGGCAGATTTGGAAACATCAAAAGAAAATTACGCAGAAGCGACGTACTGGCTGTTAAAAGCTTTGGAACAGGAGCCGCCCGATGAAGCCGGGTACTATTCGGATAAAGGCATTTATATCCTGTCTCACCTGGGAAATCTTTATCTGAAAATGAATGCATTTAAGACCGCTGAAACCTACCTGAAATCTGCGCTCAGAAGTTATACCCCCCCCAATCCGCGGATAAGCATGAACCTATATGAAGGGTTGAACCATTTATACGAACAGTCTGGAAACTCTGCCAATGCATTGCATTATTACAAACTGTTTATTGCTGCACGGGACAGTGTCTATAACGAAGAAAATATACGGCGTATGGCTCGTACCGAACTGACCCATGAGTTTGAAATCCGTAGAAACCGCGAATTGTTACAGCAACAGCGTGAACTGGCAATACGTGATGCAAAAACCCGGCAGCAGTGGATTATCTTTACTTTTGTGATGTTGGGTATTGTCGGAACAGGAATACTGGGGTTTTACAGTTACCGCCAAAGGCAGAAACGCCATCGTATCGAACTGGAGCTTGCCAGTCTTCGCGCTCAAATGAATCCCCACTTTATTTTTAATTGCCTCAACTCTATCTACCGCTATACCCGCGAAGGTGATATTGACACTGCCGGGAAATACCTTCAGAAGTTTAGCCGGTTGTTGCGCCTGGTATTGGAAAATAGCCGGCTGGAAAAAATTACGCTCGCAAGAGATTTGGAAGCGCTACGGTTATATGTAGACATTGAGGCTTTGCGATTTAAGGAAAAGCTGAAGGTGTCCTTCACCATCAGCCCGGAAATAGATCAGGGTTTCCTTAAAATTCCTCCTATGCTTATTCAGCCTTATGTGGAAAATGCAATTTGGCATGGCCTCATGCATCGCGATGCTGGCGGTGAAATCATGATCGCAATCAGCCAGCCCACTGAAGACAGGCTCCTGGTTGAAGTCGTGGATAATGGCGTGGGCAGAGCGGCAGCAGCCGAGATCGAAGGCAAATCTACCCGAAATTATACTAGCCTCGGATCACAGATTACGGAGGAGCGATTGAAAAAAACCCGCATGTCCAAACACAATATGAAACTCGAAACTACGGATTTGTTGGATAATATGGGAAACGCAGCCGGAACCAAAGTAGTGATTGAAATTCCGGTTTAATTAAATTCATATGAAAGCAATCATTATTGATGATGAATCGGATGCCGTGGAGGCACTCCATATTACCTTGATGGAAACCTGCCCTGAGGTTGCCGTTGCAGGCAAGTTTACGGATTCTGTGAAAGGTCTGGCCAGTATTCGGGCAACAGATCCGGATCTGGTTTTTCTGGATATTGAAATGCCTAAGATGAATGGATTCCAGCTTCTCGAAGAACTGGGTGATTTTCGGTTTAATTTGATCTTCACCACGGCATATGATCGGTTCGCCGTAAAAGCTTTTCGGTTTAGCGCAATAGATTATCTGTTGAAACCCATTAATCCCGAAGAGTTGAAGTCAGCGGTGGAAAAAGCGGGGCAAAAATTTCTGACTGAAAAAAAACAACTGGAACTGCTGCGCCGTCAACTCTATACTCAGGATAGCCGCCGCTTCGACAAGATCGCGCTTCCCTATGCGCATGGTTATACTTTTGTCGAACTATCCGATATCTTATACTGTGAATCGGACAGTAGTTACACGCGCTTTTATCTCGCCACCGGCGAAATTTACCTGATCACCAAAACGCTGGGCAATGTCGAGGAAATGCTGGAAGGCAGTGATTTTTTTCGCATTCATAAACAATACCTGGTCAATATGCGGCGGATTCAGCGTTATGTGCGCAACGACGGTGGTTATGTCATTATGCCCAACGGCGTCAGCATTCCCATTTCTCGTAGCAAAAGAGATGAATTCTCCGAATTGTTTACGCGCTTTTGATCCCTAAACCCCACCAGATTTTCCTACCTTCAACCTATGGATGTATTACTTATTCTCGCTCACGCCGATGATGAAACCCTGGGGGCCGGTGGATTCGTTCGTAAACTCTCCCGTAAAGGTCATTCAGTGAGGCTGGTCGTTGTTTCTGATGCCATTGTGGCCATGCGCCCGGAAAACTCTGACAATCGCCTCGCGCTAGATAAAGCCTGTCAGATATTAGGCATCGAAAGTTATCATTCCATCGGCTTTCGGGACCAGCAGTTTGATACTTATCCTGTCGCAGCAATTGCAAATGCCCTCAGCGAAAAAATGGGTACCCCCGATCTGATTATCACCCATTCCCCCAAAGATCTCAACCGCGACCACCGGCAAGTGTATGAAGCAGTCATGATTCTCACACGCCCAAGAGGAAGACAGGTGACTGTACTTGCCTGTGAGATTCCCTTTGTGGCGGCATGGAACCAGCAACCCTTCGCGCCTCAGTTGTTTGTGGATATTTCAGAATCTTTGGAAGAAAAAATCAAAGCTTTTGAGGTCTACTCTAATGAAATCCGCACGTTCCCTGATCCTTATTCTTCCGAAGGCCTGCGCACACTGGCCCGTTATAGGGGTATGGAATCAGGTTATCATGCCGCAGAGGCTTTTGAAATTGTCAGGATGTTTTCACCTGTTTTTTCACTGTAAACTAGTTTTTCTCCACCAACCATTCTATCGCCATTCGGTAACCCATTTTCCCAAAACCAGAAATCATGCCCTGACATGCCGGACTGATAACAGACTTATGTCTGAATGGCTCTCTGCTGTAAAGATGGGAAAGATGAACTTCTACTTTCGGTATTTTTACCATATTGAGCGCATCGAAAATAGCGTAACTATAATGCGTATAGGCTCCCATATTTACGATGAGCCCTGCTAGATTTTCGTCAAGTGTTTTTTGAATCCTCTCCACAAGATCGCCCTCGTGGTTGGACTGAAAATAAAGTATTTCAATCTGAGCAAACCGTTCTTTCAACTCGCCTAATATGTCCTCGAATGTTTCTTTACCATAAATATCGGGTTCTCGCCTGCCCAGCATATTGAGATTTGGCCCGTTGATGATCAGTATTTTCATATATTTCACCGTATATTTCCGTGAAACTAATCAACCCATTATCAACAAACAATTATCGTTTACCATAAACAGGTAACCATCCCGATATGATCTCCTGGACACAGGCAAAAAAAGAATATTCCCAATATCTGACGATCGAAAGAGGGATCGCCGAAAACTCTAAGGAAGCGTATCTCAGCGACCTGGAAAGGTATATCTTTTATGCCCGGCAGATACTTCAAAAGGATTCTCCTGATGAGATTTCGCTGGACAACTTACGGGAGTTTCTCACCTGGCTGGTTCAGGATTGTTTTCTCAGTGAACGCTCACTTGCCCGCAACATCTCCACCATCCGTTCCTTCCATGGATTTTTGCTGGCCGACGGTGCTACCGCTGAAGATCCCGGTCAATTACTGGAAATGCCGCGATTTGGGCGAAAGTTGCCTCAGGTTTTGAGTGTACCTGAATTGGAAAAGCTGTTTTCGGTCATTGATCTTTCTGATGATCGTGGCATACGAAACCGTGCCATGCTGGAAATTTTGTATTCTTCCGGGTTGAGGGTTTCAGAACTGGTCGGTCTTGAGCTGTCCCGTATTTATTTTGAAGAAGGTTTCCTGCGTATCCTCGGCAAAGGAAATAAAGAGCGACTTGTACCTGTCGGGCAGCCAGCCCTGGCCTTCCTTCGCGAGTATCTTTCACAAGTAAGACTGAACCTCAGGATCACCCGGGGGCATGAAGATTTTGTTTTTCTCAACAGCCGGGGATCCCAACTCTCCCGTGTGTCTGTATTTCTGATTATTAAAGATCTCGCTCATATAGCTGGTATAAAAAAAAGCATTAGCCCGCATACATTCCGGCACTCATTCGCTACGCATCTTATAGAGGGGGGAGCCGATCTCCGGGCTGTACAGGAAATGTTGGGACACGAATCCATTACAACTACCGAAATTTACCTCCATATGGATCGCGAATATTTACGCGAAGTACATGCGTTGTATCACCCCCGTAAATAATCAAGGTTTTTCTGCTCTGATCATCCGGTCTTTTCCCTGA
The DNA window shown above is from Bacteroidia bacterium and carries:
- a CDS encoding methyltransferase domain-containing protein, encoding MKTQSSSESIQSTTMLQSRLNANQHASRDFDEWCFRQLPELPVDAQILDLGCGTGKQITLFSPVFSKASHFWGIDLSGESLEKLRTAYRSTPALTLIEGSFDELEKFSQLRENSFDLIYASYALYYTHDLSHVIQEVYRLLKPGGLFWVITPYSGTNAEFLQIIRPLHEVEAFMDYVFDIFHQEVIDKAKNQGFTSIKPSMLRNKIPFSTGEAFMEYLKNSLFYRPGFDQNIIDQVNEICEREGKFEVSKNILSLQLRKAGL
- the aroQ gene encoding type II 3-dehydroquinate dehydratase; this encodes MKILIINGPNLNMLGRREPDIYGKETFEDILGELKERFAQIEILYFQSNHEGDLVERIQKTLDENLAGLIVNMGAYTHYSYAIFDALNMVKIPKVEVHLSHLYSREPFRHKSVISPACQGMISGFGKMGYRMAIEWLVEKN
- a CDS encoding histidine kinase, with product MRILRLMTWFVLLLGVMPLIAFSQSHLLDSLLKTLAVVSGDQQKVIILNQIADSYLNIQDISQSRQYADSAFLLADRLGYVPGKADALLMISHQLFFLDSLDTALEKVCLAKELSEAENYVSGTAKAYIEQGNLLLRKNDHLGSRESFRSAYQLLEMNPDKSTVIPALGGISDTYMKEGRVEEALDTLLLAYRIAENITDTFLLARLAYSITGIYLNISENPGRGIGLGRKGVEFSGRIGNVILQCLAASNLGKMYVRLHNPDSALFYLKIALDLEQKLPDPSWLVTAWETMADLETSKENYAEATYWLLKALEQEPPDEAGYYSDKGIYILSHLGNLYLKMNAFKTAETYLKSALRSYTPPNPRISMNLYEGLNHLYEQSGNSANALHYYKLFIAARDSVYNEENIRRMARTELTHEFEIRRNRELLQQQRELAIRDAKTRQQWIIFTFVMLGIVGTGILGFYSYRQRQKRHRIELELASLRAQMNPHFIFNCLNSIYRYTREGDIDTAGKYLQKFSRLLRLVLENSRLEKITLARDLEALRLYVDIEALRFKEKLKVSFTISPEIDQGFLKIPPMLIQPYVENAIWHGLMHRDAGGEIMIAISQPTEDRLLVEVVDNGVGRAAAAEIEGKSTRNYTSLGSQITEERLKKTRMSKHNMKLETTDLLDNMGNAAGTKVVIEIPV
- a CDS encoding LytTR family DNA-binding domain-containing protein, coding for MKAIIIDDESDAVEALHITLMETCPEVAVAGKFTDSVKGLASIRATDPDLVFLDIEMPKMNGFQLLEELGDFRFNLIFTTAYDRFAVKAFRFSAIDYLLKPINPEELKSAVEKAGQKFLTEKKQLELLRRQLYTQDSRRFDKIALPYAHGYTFVELSDILYCESDSSYTRFYLATGEIYLITKTLGNVEEMLEGSDFFRIHKQYLVNMRRIQRYVRNDGGYVIMPNGVSIPISRSKRDEFSELFTRF
- a CDS encoding PIG-L deacetylase family protein; the encoded protein is MDVLLILAHADDETLGAGGFVRKLSRKGHSVRLVVVSDAIVAMRPENSDNRLALDKACQILGIESYHSIGFRDQQFDTYPVAAIANALSEKMGTPDLIITHSPKDLNRDHRQVYEAVMILTRPRGRQVTVLACEIPFVAAWNQQPFAPQLFVDISESLEEKIKAFEVYSNEIRTFPDPYSSEGLRTLARYRGMESGYHAAEAFEIVRMFSPVFSL
- a CDS encoding RICIN domain-containing protein encodes the protein MMKSSFLAVIGVMLGIFSMGAALAQPVKIQSNLPKTTTATTMATSIEDGIYFIKIANTGKYLGVAGIDPQNGAAVIQWDYADLDNHKFELKNNTNGQFTLKAMHSKRFLNVADQSVDDNAPVIQWDYVNQENLLFRLMKNPAGDGFYVRCEQSKKYWHIYGGQTNTANAAPLVQFSGPGATFIFERVPGSGSLFDVKGQTSDLNSVLSKTIKKTRTTSDGLTLTSTYYISEPVIQHSIPRNNLSGKARSSEPRPVDSGDIECETAYIRISLDDNSFMTADIASQLSEIIPGSVFNILDFLNGSWNRQTDLLQPITLSADVKNVIAGGYVNQEVESPTVPHLRQAIANLYGQFSADPSKQTNLSYNATIKEVHNEADFQLQIGANAHYLAYSLENLFNFQQNAKRTYLLLDITKLMFTIDAHGKAGSFFSDELLNQDPNMVYLKRADYGMRILASVETSESLEVIANKLNIEVNALVAGAGVDLGILSRELSRETTVKMFVVGGQSRDIVPAYSLDDLKSKVETMVRNLTYHTSQPIKYTIATTRDNYIVNYHSATDEFIRQRCVPPAVKSRGQTVSFGGLMMQADPRANGDVEMYGKVWVMAYQADGKEIPALRGQNMLMDISGENSIDLEEPGSQIVPGSTAKYILPPGTAEGAWFEIYFSLFEKDANPDYAYADGDDDHFTFLYMDNTKTCETGNYSRRLCMKKIYLSELMGASPYQGMESFGWDGDIVKMIRLDISVVPL
- the xerD gene encoding site-specific tyrosine recombinase XerD; translation: MISWTQAKKEYSQYLTIERGIAENSKEAYLSDLERYIFYARQILQKDSPDEISLDNLREFLTWLVQDCFLSERSLARNISTIRSFHGFLLADGATAEDPGQLLEMPRFGRKLPQVLSVPELEKLFSVIDLSDDRGIRNRAMLEILYSSGLRVSELVGLELSRIYFEEGFLRILGKGNKERLVPVGQPALAFLREYLSQVRLNLRITRGHEDFVFLNSRGSQLSRVSVFLIIKDLAHIAGIKKSISPHTFRHSFATHLIEGGADLRAVQEMLGHESITTTEIYLHMDREYLREVHALYHPRK